The DNA region AAACATTGGCACAGATCTCCTAAGTGAAGTGAATAAAGGAAAGTGTTTAAACGAGGCTCTCTCCTAACAAACTACGCGTACTGGAGAACGAGACTTCTCCCTTCCACAAAGGTGTTTCCAGGGCTGCCCAgggttttttgttctcttttcttgtcTGATTTCTCTTGCAAGGGTCTGCccccttcttttcctcccagGCAGGCGAGGAAGCTGGTCCTGACCTGGGATTATTGCCAGGGCGATGCTGAGGCAAAccgagcagcacagggggctGCGGAAAACCTTTCACGGCAGAGCCGGCTCCAGGCTGGCCACCTTTTCCATCGTTCATATTGAGTCCGGTTTGCTGTGCCCCTCAAGTCAAAAGCTGGCTCAAGGGAAAAGCAGAGGGGCACGCGTGGTCATTTACGTTTCAAATACTTCTTGTGGTCACTGGTTTACCTATTATCACTGTAAAGCAAagggcttcccccccccttcctctgcagaaagaaatgaaaggcacTTTGCAGGTGTGCTTGCGTTAGGAAATCTCCCCCAGGACAGGAGAAAAGATAATTGATTAGGACAGAGTTTAGGAAAGAATTGGGATGCAAAAGCTTAATCTTCCTTCCAAAATGATCTCTCAGATCAACTAACCTTCATTGTGAGTGTCAATTAATGAGAATTAAATTACTAAAAGGGGAACCATCATACTGATTGCCAAGTGAATGTAGCGGGGATGTAGGACAGCGAGGTTTTGCCTTTAGCTCTGCTATGCCAGCAGCCACGCTCCCGCAGCAGGCAGGGCGGCTGCGGCAGGGAAGGTGCGGAGAAGTCCCTTGGAGGCAAGTGCAGGATAATGTCTCTCTCAAAGAAGCACCTTCCTAATGCCCTGTCCAGGAGCATCTGCAGGACTCGAGCACTTCGACCTCCTATGGATGGTGTGAACTTTGATCTTGTGTAATTGGGGCTGTTCTCATTACCCAGATAAATGCCTAATCCCACAAGTTAATTGGCAGAAATTACAActgcaaagctgctctgctcttgtCTGATAAACTCTCCTAGGGGTTCAGCATGGCAGGTCTAAGGCAGTCATCAGATATAATTGTCCACTCATTTACAGTGATACAAACCAGGATTATTACCTTCAGTGGAGTCACTGGTGATTTATGCCAGCGAGAGATGAGAAGCAGGGCTGGCGTTTCCTGCTATGGTTCATCGTTTCGAGCACCGAGAAAATGTGCTTTGGTAAAAATGAATGGAGCAAGAGATGGGACACATACACACTTGGGCTGCTTCTATTTTCCTTCTTGATTCTCCCTTTGAGTGTAAATTGAAGTCCATGGTATTAAGCTAATTTTATACTGATAGACAtggacagaaaagcaaaaaagacagaaaagtcttTAAATCCAGGTTATGGGAATTTCTGCAGTGCTCGTGTGTCACTGCATTAGCATGGGAATGAGCTGGTCTTTCACCAGCACGATTCAGCCCCTTGGGTTAGCGATGACCCCCTCTAAGACTTCAGATCTAATATAGGCACTTTGTACCTGGTTACATTAATGCAAACCACATATAAAATTACCATTTGGTGGCAcctcagacttctttttttttttttttcctacaggacCTGAGTCTGTTGCCACTTGCACAGCTGCTGTATCGCCACCGCAAAGGGTGAAGTAAAATATATAGAGCCCTGGGGTTGGGCTGTCTTGAGCCAGGAAGATGCAATCCTATCTCtcaagacatttatttttctaacatgTGCAGGATCCACAAGGATCTGGCAAAATAGCAAGTCCAGTTGTTCCTTTCTGTCTcctcagggaggctgtggagcccAGCGGGAGGTACCTGGTAAACTCACTGGGCTGTTTCTCATCTTCTCTAAGTAATGCAGGTGTTTGGCTTAATACAAGCATGCTAacttttctccccccttccccatcgTCATCAGCAGCAAAGCACTGATTGTTGAAAGATGAATGACTTCACTTTTCCAGTTCCAGCATATGTTTGCATGTCTGAGAGCAAGAAATGTGTGAAACTCACACAAACTATTGGAATTCCAGCTCCAGGCATGACAAGTAAATATGAAGTTGCACAGCATTTCATAGAAAACCCACAAATTTGATGTTCACTGGGCTAAAGTTGATTCTTTGAGGCACGTGCCAAGAAAAACCTCTTGTATTAGCTACACCAAGATTCCTCCATCATCTAAGACTGCAGCTTGGTTGAGGAGTTCATGCCTTGTAAACTGCTGAGTTTCCCTAAAAGCAGCCAGAGGCATATAATCTTTTGCTAAGCTATCCGTAAGCAGCTCTGCTAGCTTGGGTGAATCGAGTGTGTGATAACAGATTACactgaataaaaatggaaaaccacAATGACAAAATAATgttataatattaaaataaatcaaatcatATACTGCCGTTATTCTGATACAGAATTTTTACACAGCAAATTTGATACATATACAAGAAGTCAGGCAGCCCATTACAATAAACTTCAGGGTTCCCTTTTTAATATAAACTACATCTTAATACATAGTTTGAGACGATCAGGTAGTTTTACACCAACTCAAGTAACAACAACTTCTTCTCATCTGGGAATACTAAAATAACAAAATCTTTTAATGCTTTGAATATTGAAATGCTTTGGTTCCACCCGccacttttaaaaagtgtaaaaactACATCTATTGGTTAAACTTTTACCCTAGAGGTGCGCCTAACTTACAAATACAGTTATATTAATAAAGATACGAAATGTAATGTAAATACAGGTTTTTGGCAATTGTCATATGCTTGACACTATGCAGTTATTCAACTCTCAGTTCGATTCAGGCAttccaaaaatgtaaaaaagtggCCAAAGTTTTCCAAAACTGACAATAATCTTGGATGTTTTCATTCCGGGGTTAAGCTGGAACCATGAAGGCCACGAGACGGTTCAGAAAGCGTTAAGCTCCTGCCCTCAGAAAGCAATATTGCTTTAGCAGATGTCCTTTTGCTCACCCCAAAATGAAAGCATCCGCCACCGCGAGTCCTGAAAACCTCGGCCACTACAACACAGTATCTCATCTTAATGTTGGTGAGGCAGGGAAGTACGGTAAAGGGTTTCCCCTGGCAAGTACCTTGTTCATCACAATAACAAGAAAAAGACTACGTCGAGTGGCTCTTTGTAGCGCAGAATAGCTCCTGCTAAAAAAAGACATCTTCTTTTCTGAAGTCCGGTAAACATTTGAATTTGCTGGGAGAAGTCCGTACGCAGGCCAGGCCGGGAAGACACGGGCAGGTGTGGTGCATCCGCCGTCCGGAGAAGGGAACCTGGGGACAAAGAGCACGGACGTCAGGGACAGGGAGCACAGCAGCCGTGGTGCTTGGGGGGCGGGTGGATTCGGGTGAAGAGTGGGGATACGGGGGTAACTCCCTCCACGGCGGTTAGATCCCCACACGCTGCAGCATGGGGGCTGGAGAGCAGATGGCAAAGCCAACCCCGTAGTATTTCCCGGTCAAGCCACAGTTAAGAGCAAAATATAGCAGTCCGTGCTGCTGTGTAAATCTACATCTGTGACACATGTTCTCCATTTACTCCCGTTTCACAAAGGAGTTTGTCGTGAAACTACACCGGCCTTTAGCATCACGTTTTGCGGTGTTTACTGTGCAGGGGTTTCTGCTTGCCCCGATTCCTGTGTTGTCGTACGGCACAGAGCAGCCCGTCAGCCGCGTAGCAGGACCCGGGAACCGCAGGATCCCATagtaattcaggctggaagggacctcaggaggtcatctcgCCCAACCTCCCGTTGAGCAGGATCCTTTTCACCACAAGGCAGAGGTTTCTGAATTCATTCCACCCTCCTCCAGCCACGCCGTGTTGCAGGGAGCACCCATACGGACTGCATTACACAAATGTAATTGTGCCACGACGCGCATACGTGCTGACACTCGCTAACAACTCGATCACGAGCTCTGCCTTTTACAGGAGCCGTGCCTCTGCCAGCACAGGAGCCGAGCCCAGCAGGACAGCCGGCTGGAACAGCATGGCCGGGAGCTGCGGTGCTGCCGGCCGGCAGCACGCACCGAGCATCCGTCAGGATGCAGCGAGGGAAGCGCGGAGGTATAAAGCCACTGCTGCATGCCAGGCAGGAAGCCCTAATTCCTTCCCTTCCAGATTTCTGGATGTTTTGAGCCTGTGATTTTAATGTTCCAGGATTGTTTTGTGTCGGTGTGCaaattttctctttaagaaagTCCAAGGGAGAAAATCCCACACTTTCCCCCTGCGTCACACCAAGGACCTGCCCGACTCCAGTGACACCCCATCAGGTATGTGGGGGTTAGCGGGGGGCTCACATCGCCTGCAGTGCCCTGGGCCAgcaccagccccctgcccagcaccATCTGAAGAGCAGCCCCAGAGCGAGGGACGCCGTGGGCTTCCCCATGCCACCCACCACGGCCCCTCTGCCCCGGAGAGGCCACCGACCACGGGCGCTGGGGACTCCCCATGGGAATCACACCTCTCGGGtgcccacgcacagcactgcggaaaaaaaataaaacccgaGCTGCTCAGGCTGGTAAGGCTGACTCAGAGGTACCTCTCAGCCCTCCAACAGCTCAAGTGATTTATTCAAAATGCTACATTCGCTGCGAGGAAACGTTCCTTTCAGCGGGACTCCCACGCTGAAGACGTGGCTTAATAACGCACCCGTTTGGGGACAGGCAGCGGGTGTCAGCTCCGCAGGACGGGCGCTTTGCCGGGGCGCGCAGCTTCTTTACCGGGGCAGGCAGATCCTACGTACCCGCAGCCGGTGCTGGCATCGCCGGCTGAGCTTTGCCACGCCCTGTGCCCGGCACCGGGTTTTACCTAGCGTGAGGCAATGGGGGTTTGTGGGTGAAAAGGAAACGAGGGACCTGCTGGGAGAGACGTGGGGGGGTGACGTGGAAGGTGCAGAGCGGCAGCAAAGCCACCCCTGTGCCGCCAGCTCTGTCTGCTGACCTGCCAAATCTCGCCTGCCCGACCCTGCCTGCAAACCCTGCCTCGGCAATGCCAACGGAGATTGGGAACGGCATCGAGCCAACGCCATCTAGTCGCTGAGAAGGAAACTAGAAGGTGGAAATCCAACTGCCCAGCCATCATTCCCAGGGTATCTCCAGGCTCCTCTGGAGGTCCCCAAGGCGGTGGCATGGCCGTGGCGGTGGCTGCTTTGTACCTGACCTGCTGGCAAAGGAAAGGTTTCGGTGCTCAGGGCGATTGGTCTCCCAGCTGCCCCCTACCCAAATATGGAGGGGAGAGGAACCGTTGAGCAAACTCTCCATCCTTAAAAATACCTCATTTCACATACTACAGTAAATCAATTTGCTTTGTGTTTGTCGTAAGGAGCAGCGGGGTGAGGAATCTAAATCTAAAATTAACCTCATAAAGCTTATAAACATCAGTGACTATGACTGTAAGTCTGGGGTGGACAGGCATCTTCTCTGATTGTATTTATGCAGGCAATTAGTTTAAAATATATCAGACAGTATAAATTATTGCCCAATAGCAATAAGCTCGTAAAAAAACTAAACAACCTAGAAGACAATTTCTCTTATCCTGAGACTCCTGTTAATGTAAAGAGCCCTTACAAGAAAACCCTGCTACATTACATAGTAAAAATGAGAATTCGGTCCCCAATATCACaacagaagatttaaaaattcaACTGTAACAGAACAGAGCCTTGAACTTCCTAAAACTGAGAAAATATACCATAGATACCGATCTGAGAAGGCAGGCATTGGATGAGAGAGCGAGAGAGGCAGCTAACTAGCTGCACATTTATAATCTAAGTTTATTGCCTTGATATCTTTCGTATGTGATGACTCTTGGGCCATACTCTTCCCTGAGGATGGCTCTGAAGACCACCAAGTGCTCAAGCTCCTTGGTAACATCCCATTCAGTCTTTTGTATTACTTATAAATAAGCAGCCTTTTTCATACTACAAATAATATATATGGGGTTTATAATATACATTTAATTATGTGgctttaaataaatgtatttgttaaTATCATTATATTAATAATAGCGTGTCATATAATAAGGTACTAATATGTAACTAGtatcatatatatgtgtgtgtatagatgtagacacacatatatatttgaaATTCATAGGTAGAATAGAAGCAAAGAAAGCCCGTGGCGATTTTTCTCAAGTACAAGTGTGTGTCAACGCCTTCTCAATGGCTTTCGAAGGCACCAGTGGCTCTCAGCCTCTGGAGCACATCAGCACATTGCTGTTTGACGGCAGGGACCGTGCTGCAGTGATGCACCAGGCGTCCCGACACCAGCTGGTGACGTTTTTATGCTTGTGATGGGATCTCGTCCAGTTCCACCCAGGTCGGTGCCATTTGCTGTGCTCACAAATTTCCTGCTCGCACACGTAGGCATTGACAGGGCTGGGCTCGGGAACTGCTAGAGCTGTTTCAGATCATGTAATGatgcaaaacagcaacaacaaactaATAAGAAGACAATCTGGGAATTCTGTAGTACTTTCCTCCTCGGATTCCCTTCAGCATAATTTTGACAGTAATGTATTTCCTTACGTAGGTACCTGCAGTGCTATTTCCATACAAATGCAAATAGCTGGGTACCATAACGCATGGGATGTTTCCCCGCCTTTTCACCACGTATAGTTTTTATGCAACGTGACGTACAGTGCAGTATATTCCTGTTTCTTTGTGCCCTGCCAGCTCtggtcccacagcccccccagtgACATACTCACTCGGTGACTCAAAGGATGGCACTCCTCTCCCAAATTTCCCATCGGCGTGCACATTCGCAGGCTGCGGATCCAGAGGCTGACGGCACAGCACATCCCTCCTCCGCACTGCTGGTCTCGGTCGCAGGCCTGGAGTTCAATACAGCattaggcaaaaaaaattaatactaaatATGCGCCAGAAATAGGGCAGATCGGGTGCTCAAGAGCTGCCTCTGGCACCCCGCAAGTTACGATAGCTCGTTAAGGCTGAGTAAGAGGATTTAAGGCCGATTTGCAATACTTGTATCTCCCATGGATCTGAACGTACAGGCTCCTGGCACGTTTCAGAGTTGAGCCTGGGATCTTTAAAGCCGTGACCACATACAGAGCTGCTCAGGGCCAAATCCAGGACAGACAGTGATTTACAGTCCCAACTTCTGAGCACTGACGGACCGTGGCACATCGCATTCTGCCTTCCCAGAGCGGAGCCCGGGTGAGCTCAGGCAGCTGCACGGACCAAGCGCACCAAACAGTCAGGAATCTTGTCGTACGGAGTAGCTAAGATAGGaaattttctattaatttaaagACTTTTAAGTGACTATTCCTTCTAGTTTCTTATGATAATATCTTATGGTTGAATGCCTTTGCAAACGCAAGACTGCATGATAGTTTTATTAGAGAAGTCCAAGTGGAAGTAGCTAAACCAGAAGTTTAAATATGGATTCTGTGGTTCTTATCTAGAATTACATGTAACTAAAAGAGGTCTTAAACGTGTAATAGAAAAACCTTTGCATAAGTTTCCACATCCCAGAAAAAGCTACTGTGGTAGCATTCCCCCTGCAAGGCAGGGGGGAAATATTTCAGCCACTTACCCAATACAGCTTAGATAAGCACAAACCAAAACGCAAACTACTGGGTATGCTTTAAAAACCCCAGAAACCATGAAGAGCAGTGGACACGTTAGGGTTTGGAAACAGGTTACTGCACATCTTTTGCctatttttttaaccaaaagtTTATCAGACTTTTTATTATAGGAATTCAATGCAAAAAAACGGTCTCCTTCCTCCAATGAGAAATGCCATTAGTTAAAGGTTCTAATTACACCCAAAAGATAAGCTTAATTAACTCGCTACTCTCTTAATGTCTGACAGGAGGAGTGACA from Accipiter gentilis chromosome 23, bAccGen1.1, whole genome shotgun sequence includes:
- the PROK2 gene encoding prokineticin-2 — encoded protein: MRILRGVPRSLLLLLVLLLLLAAGYGAVITGACDRDQQCGGGMCCAVSLWIRSLRMCTPMGNLGEECHPLSHRVPFSGRRMHHTCPCLPGLACVRTSPSKFKCLPDFRKEDVFF